The sequence below is a genomic window from Phoenix dactylifera cultivar Barhee BC4 chromosome 16, palm_55x_up_171113_PBpolish2nd_filt_p, whole genome shotgun sequence.
CAagatttttaccaaaaaaaaaaggcatattctttctttctactttGTAGAAATTAGGAAATATTcaattttaatgaatgtcataTGCAAAACTTTAGTCCATGACAGAGGTGCCCCATTGAGCGCCCTTGCCATCCGCTGCTTAGCccaacataaaaaagaaaaagaaaaaaaaagtcctcTTATTTGTTAACATGGGAGTGCATATGGATCAGGTTTGGTTTGGATCAATTCTCAAACTGTCCAATTTTCTAAGAAATCAAAATAAACTATGACTTCTGTTCaacaaaataaatagataagataacttgaataacaaaagaaatatataatatattaaaggTTCCTTACAATAACAAAATTTAGAATATGTATAAGTTAGAATGTAACACAATAGAGATTCcaatcatagtaaattaatactAGATTTAAAGAAAACAATAGCTAACCATAATCATGACTGATACATTATttacacacatgcacacacatacACGCGAACACagattatatgtatgtatgtatgtatggttgtatgtatgtatgtatctctctctatctctcttggtgtgtgtgcgcgcgcatGGAGATCAAGTTTGTGTACGTAGACCATATTAGTTCTGATCTAGGTTATCTAACCCGCTAACCTAAATCCCAACCGATTTGATCAGTTTAATAAAATTTGATACTAGAGTTAACTTGATCCAATTAGAAATTTGAACCAAGTTAATCTAATAAGCTAGTTTGATTCAGTTCTTTGGTTGACTTAAACCTATACCTCCCCTAAGTATAAGTGGGTCAGGTCAAAGTGATGCCCGACCTCTCCAATTTAACCTTAGGCCGTGTTAGTCTTACGAGGTCTCCCTTTTTTTGACATGCGTTCCAAATGCTCATATTGCTcataattaaatataataaaagataTCTGATTTATTTTACTATTATTTGCATAATAATCAAGTAATGCTCGCCATTGACAGAGTCTTAATTCATCGCGtgttttttatttaataatatgtATTTGTAATTCCATAAATGAAAATCTTTATATGCAACGAGTCTCCTGCTTGTTGGAGCTAGCCAGGTTGCACCTTTTCCTATGGCGAAGCTTAGAGGTGAGGGAGGGCCTTATAATGGCGGTTTAGACATTCCTGGGCAACTTAGGTTTGGTTAGAGGGTGACATTGCAACAACGATAGCATGCATTAACTCCAATATCAACGATCAGAAGTCCTTCAATACCATCCTATTTTGCACAATATTTTGACATAAAATTATCGAGCTAACGGATAAACACTATACAAGAAGGCCTAAATAACCTTATCCGGTCAATAGATCAAAAAGGTAGATAATCCAGTTAAAAGTTTTCTCATGCAAGGGTAAATAACTTTAATCACCCCTACagcccttttttttccttttttttgcgtGCACACGCACTCAAATATGATGAGCATACGGGGGACGATGCGCATTTTGTTATTCGGAACCCATCTATCAGGATCGTGGCTGCAAAAGATAATCAACTCTTCAACATATCGGTTCCGGGTGCGGAGTTGAGAGCCGCTTAGGCAGGTCTTCCTCACGCCCGGTGTGTTTTATGGATCAGTTCCATCATCCTAGAGGGGTGCTCAACCATGGTCATTAATTGGATCTGAGAGGGGAAGGGGAGTAACGTTGCTTCCACCCTTTGTTCCAAGATATCTTGGCAATGATGAAGAATGAAGGGGCATTCCAGACCAAACATGTTTTTCGTGAAGCTAATAGGGCTGCGGACTGAGTGGCTGCTTATGTAGCCAGTCACTCTGGTAGTACCCTATGGGCCGGAGATGGAGAGTTGCCCCTAGCACTCcgaaatattttgttttttgattttattgaatgCATCCGTACTCGTCTGGTATGATTCTCTcgccttagcaaaaaaaaaaaaaattgatgagtaTAAatacatccagcaaaatcatagCCTTAAGTTCCAATGGATAATCACTAGTAGAAGTCCAAAGGCTGGCAGAAGTATGATGAGCCACATGCGATGCTACCTAATCAGCAAGCTTACTCCCCTATCTAAATATGTGAGATGCATGAAAGTGTAACAGCTAACACATATTCCAAATGTTGAGAAGTAATGAGTGAATAACTGAGTAAGGTTGGGGCAGCTTGCTGATCCACCTAATCTGAGAAACAGATGTACAACTTGCATGAAATTGAGTAATTGAGTGACTACATATATATTAGCCCTTCTCAAGCAGCAGTAAGAACATTCGTGTTAAAAATCCTCCTCCCACCAACTGCCCAACCGCCAGCACATTGCAAGTATGATCTAATGACAAAAGCTGCTCCTTGACATGCGCTGCGAGATTTCCTCCACATGGATATGAAGGAATCTAACATCTGGATGAAATAAACCTCTAGTAGAGCCTAAATTAGCAGATTAGTGCTGAACACAAGACAATTGTGATCAAGAAAGCCCTCGAATTTTAATACATGTTTATATTGCCATCATACAATATGGTAACCTAAAACATTTCCATGAGCACCAACCAGACAGCAGATAACTTCTGATTAAGGAATGAACACCAGTGACTAAAATTACCAAAGAGATGGTTAAATGAATCAGCATTCAAACACGGCCTTAAAGGCCGCAGATTCGTTGACGAGCAAAACCATTGCTTGGCATGAGTTTCTCTTGGCACAGGTCCTGCAGATTCACCCTGATTCATTACAGAGTTTCTTATTCAAGGAAATCTTAGATTTTCTTCTATAATCagccaaaaagaagaaaaaaacctcGATGACTACAAATAATAACAGGAACGGGCAGGGTCTTAAAGAACCATTCCAAGGCACCATTTTCTTTAGGCCATGTCGATAAAACAAGAGATCTCAAGTATTGATCAAACAGTAGATCTCAAGTATTGATCAAACAATAGATCTCAAGTATTTCATCAATAACCGTTCAGCTCATGGGGAATTTCATTCTAGATTTTAGACAGTCAGCAGCTAAGTAACACAACTGAAACCGATTAGGCAAAATTCAGACATCAAAAATGCTATAAAACTGACAGGAGTCAAGTTCTTCAAAAGAGACAAGCACAATTTAAGCACCTAACACTCGCTCAAGGAGCAACTACAACTCTTCCAGCAACCTGATCAAGATCACGCCGTCCCTGGGAGGTAATCATCCTTCCCCTGTAACACGGGGAAAAAAAAGTTGTCGTGAGCTATTATGCACAATCATAGGGAGTAAACACTCATTTAGTTGCTTTTCCCATTAAATATTATAAAGCAAGTACAGCTAGTGTAACTAGAATATTTCCCATCTATTCTGGTCATATACACCTCAATGCCAGAGTATCCATTGTGCAATATGTTTGAAGTTAAAATATAGAAGCAATCAGAATGCATATAAATGGAAAAAATATAGTTTGTGCTATATTATCTGAGTACCAAAGCAAGTAGCCTACAATTCCCTGgaatagaaggaaaaaaaataatgttcCCAAGTTGAAAATGATTTGGGAGTTTGATGCAGAATTTAGAGCGAAGCAGTGAGTTCACTGAGAGTTAAGCcaaaatatattcaaaaaaaaagaatgacagaataaataaaaaatgatgtCAAATAAAGGTTTAAAGGTAATTTAGAAACAGCATCCAATGGATAAGTAGTACTACCAGCAACAAAAAATAGCAGCAGGAAGAAATCCTATTGTAGTACAACATAGAttagtattttttttcattattaagTCATGAAGAATTCATGAATGGTCCACAAAATCATAGATCAATAAACATCTCGTAGACAATTCAGTTTTCCCAGATTTATCAGATAAgcactaaatcagaaaaaagtgAATACAGTTGCAGCTTTTCAATAGTCAGAGAATACTGAAAACTGTCAGGCAACGGCAGAAACATTGATAGGTCTTAATAACAGTGACATTTAGGCTGACAGAATCATTATACAACACAGCATCTTATGAACAATGTAAAGGACTACATATGATACTTCATACCAAATCATAATTCAGGATTATACCACTAACTTCAATAATCACTGCAATTGATATGTTGGCCCATAAGAGGAAAAGGTTGTGGTTTGAAGAGACCAAAGTAATCTTCTAAATCATGAAATGACTGGGAGTATATGATAATTTGTCCCAAAGAAAACTTGTAGCAATAGAGCAACAAATCCTCACCCtttaggatcaaaatcaataatGGCCATCTCCTGCAACTGTTGCAGAATGTGCCTAGCTATTGCCCCACTGCTTTTGCAGAAATGCGGGGGGCGGCTTCCATTCCTCTTGCGCCCTCCATAAATCTTTTGGAAACCACCAACTCCAATACCCTGTCTCAGATATATCTTCCTTGCCATAGAAGCTGTAAGGAAATGTGGGACATTAACTAAGGGAAGTGTTGAAAAATAAGCAATAAGCTCCAACTAATTTccaaaaatatcattttcatgttGTGTCAGGAAGTAAGAACTGTGAAATGTCAAATACCAGCTCTGATGTAGTACCAATCAGGGTCGTATGGAGCAAGCTCCTTAAATCTTCCAGTCTTGACAATATCTGTCCAGTGAGGAAGCTCCATCTATTTACATAAGCAACAAATGTATGAagagagttaaaaaaaaaaaaaacagcaaccAGTGGATGAAATAAATCTTTTGCTTCTGCATGCATGGTTGAATATTGGAAAGATTAATAATATGATAATTTAGTATGCTTGATTCTATCCAGTGCTTGCATTTATGGTCCACTTGATCAACCTGCCTAGAGATTATGACAAACAGTTACATATTCTCATGTCATTCTTAACAACATAGATCCCTGATAAAACAACAGAGAGAGAAACATTCAGTGGCATGGTCTTCTCATACCCCATGCAGATCAATATATCCATTTTCAGTCACCAGGCTCCTccaactccaaccaaatatgtcCATCAACTTCTGTGAAACTGAGAAATCCAGGTTTTGGTCACCATCAATTTGTTGCAACTACAGAGCATACAAACGCCAccttaaactttttttttctaaataacataaaaaacCTTGATGCAATCAATCTACCACCATCAGAAAAACGTATAGAGTTTCTAACCTGGCTGTTGGCCAAAACTCAGATCTTTTCCCCCAACAGTTCTTCCCTTCCAACTAACACAAACCTCCCCTTGCACGATCATAATGAGGTCTCCCTCAAATCTTTTCCAATAACATTTATTtgttacagctgccccttgctCCATATGCCACTTTAGGTAAAACTTAAAAGCTCTATCTGATCTGTCAGCCAAAACTTATTACTTTGTCTCAGACCAGCTTTCCTGCCCAGGCCACAAGCTATAAAGTGTTCTAAAAATGCAACACCCCCACCCACCCCACACACCCAcacccacacacacaaaaaaaaaaaaaaaaatcttaagagGAAATTACATCCCCTTCTGCTCATTTGGCCTCTATCCTCCAGATTTAGGTTTGGCAAAACAAATATGAGACTTCTAACAAGAAATCATGTAATTTGTTGGTTACACGTTTAACAGATACAAAAATATTGGAACATTTGACTAATTGTACACAAATGCTGACTACAAAGGTCTAAGCATACTCGAATGCTGGGATATATAAGCACCGCATACGAAGCCCATACCCATATCCCAATTTGACACTCATGTATGGACCCATAATAGCATATACCATCTCCAAGCACATGAATTCCCACTATTCTAATCCCCTGCTTTGTAGCCCCCATTCACTTCAAAAAAATCATATGCTCATGTTCAAACCAGTTTTTTCATCAATAAAATGAAGGGCAATGGCTGCCCCATCTTTCCAATTTACATCCCATCTCAACTCATGTTCTCTTGGAATCAATCTAGAACCTACAATCACATAATTAAGCCACCAAAAGGTATCACCTTTTCTCTTTGCATCTGAGGAGGTAAAGTTAACATTGCAACAACATAGTGACCAGTAATCACAAGGTACCACAAATAAACTGTGATTCCTTTGAACGCATGCTATATGGCATTTTCCTATGTGACCTAGCAACTCACTATGATATGCACATAAAGTACAAGTGAGTCGTGCAACAAATTATAAGATGCATTAAATTTAAGTCAGAAACCAAGGCAATAGCAGAGCCAGAATGACCAGTCAGCATTGaggagaaaaaaatcaaaatttgcaGAGCTGCATTTCATCAGACAGTTAACAGTTTAGTGTGTGAAGATTTTCAGCCTTCAAATAGAACCAAGACAAGAAAAATCACCTCAGACTCCTGCCTTCAGAAAAATGAAGACCACTTGGGCCCTCAGTAACTAAGTTAAGAATAATATAAAGATCTCCATTGGTATGCCAACACACAACATAGACATGCACCAAAAGCAACAGAGCGTGTAGTTAAAAACAGAACATAACCATGATTTCAAGAAATAAAGAACTTTCCAACATAAAATACTATGCGATATCATAACGGCCCAAGGATATGTAGTTATAAGAGGAAGATGGaacaaattttgaaatctacaaGTATCCCAAGAAGCTCAACTGCAGAGGCTTGTTTCACGCTTATGCAACTATGCATGTGTATGAGTGTAAGAAAGAGAAACTAGCAAAAACTTAAGTCAGAAATAAATGTTCAGAAACTAGTGTCAAATTGTCATGACTGCCCATCATGAGTCAGTTGTTCACCACCTTTCTCGGAGAAATATTTCTACAAATTTGTGACAGATAAATTGCTAATAGTTAGTATTGTGGTTCAATGGAATCTATTCTATGTAGATAACACAGTATTGCTAAAAGCAAAGAATTATGGCTGCATATTCAATTCCATAAATCAAGTTTTTGGATGGTCGGAGACAACATCATAAGAACTGCCGCTAGTCATCTAGAGAAATTAGAATGAATGGAAATTATAATAAGAATCTTCTTAGTAAAAGAAATTAACGCAGATTACCAATGAATCGTGACGAACATGCAAAGAAAATtacaaaaggggaaaaaaagcaaTTCTATAAACCCACGAAAAACTTGTGCAGTCGCCGTCAGCAAATTGAAACGAATCATATATCATAGCTAAGGTGATGACCTTTTAAGAAACAAATGGATCTTCCAATGAGTTTGTAAGACGATAAAAATCGAAAACCTTAGCTCAAGAATTGAAGAAGAAACGATTACCTTGCCGGAGCGCTTGAGATGGGCGGCGTACGCCTTGACGAATTCGTGGGCCGAGACGTCCTTCACCGTCCTGGCCGCCTCCATCGTCGCTGCtttgggggctgctctcggcggCGGTGCAGAGGCAAAAAAAGGAGAGACCGGGAGTTGCGCGGTCTCTAGGGTTTTAAGTCGCGAACGCAGCCCATAAATTATTAGGTAAGGTTTTGCTGCGACggtgttttaagagttttaattatttttttctgaaaaatgttTTGACTTGGTTCAACCAAGTCAAATAGTTTGGGTTGAATCATATCTAAAACTAACTCAACCCAtacctttttcattaaaaaatatttatttttattcttttaacaCTCTCTCCCACCTTCCATCTATCCTCCACTGATACCCTCTTCCTCGTCACTACCACCTCCCTCCTTGCATCGTCCGATTTCTCGTAAGTTCGCTTCCATCCACCTCCACGCCTTCTCTTTCTCACCTCCTTTACTATTTTTCCTGTCATCGCACGCCTCTCTACTTGTTGTGGGATGGgattcccagtttagtcccacatcgattaatcagcggaaaggtctgtgctttaaatggggggctcaataacctcttctTACCGAAGAGCCTTttataggacaaaaccgtgagggtcgcCCAAGCCCCCTATACGAGCTCCGCGCCCACGgggcccagagcggacaatacctcgggagggacgcagtcgctttccctgctcggccggtgtgtggGCTGGTGCCAGGGTGAAAACCCCGCATCACTACTGTGGTTAGTTTTCCAGCCATTTCGCCTCCATCTACCACGTCGCATCATGATAAGGACGCTCTCATCCACCCTCTccatcctttttatttttttcctaacTTTTTTCATTTCATCCAAGTAAGGACTTTACATTAGCGACAATGAGTAGGTGATGTTGCTGCCTCCATCGGAGTATGGAGGGGGTTTAGAGGGGGCTGATTCGTTTTCTCTATCAGTAGATTAAGGATCAAGCTGAAGAGAGGAGAAGGCCGTTTGAAAAAAAGCCCCTCAACTTCAACAAAATTATGATTTCTACAGTTCGAGAAAATTACCGTACCAACCAAGCACATGATTGGCTACAAGCGGTTGCCGATGGATGAATTTTGACCATCCATGTTGAATTGGACGACCAAAGTTTTTTCTTAGATAAAAATTGATTTTACGCTTCGAAGCACCATAGAAAttgcctctcttttttttgagattttctAATGAAAAGATGAAAGACATTGTCTATAAAAGATTCACCAACCAGTTCCTTTTTGCTCACATTGATTAAGTTTTGAATAAAGCTCCCATCCTAGATCACCCAATCGCTCTTAAACAAGTCTCAGTGGTTCAAATCAATAAAGAGGCTCAATTAATGGCGATTTCACCATCCTCTTGTCAATTTTCTGTCAAATTTCAGCTTATTTAATATTATCGGCCCAATTAAGTAATCTTGTATGCCATTCTGTTGAAAATTAAGCTCGAATTGAGCTTTAAAAAAGGTAAACAAATCAAGTTTGTTCTTGGAATTCGAGTTTTAAAATGAATACAAACCAAGCTTGCTTAGAACTAAGCTCGATTAAGCATGGCCCATTTACACCCCTACCCACCTCATTCCCATCAAGCCCAATCTCCATTCTTTCCAAGTaccaaataaaatatttcatcttactatttaaacaattataacttttgtattttatttttaactttacaatagattatttttagatttttttcctataaatttagtttaattttatttatactttATTATTGGAATTTCATTTGTACCCTCTTACATTTGTTATTCTTGCTTTTCAGATTTTATAttgcatttttaattttattaaactttttttaatatgattttAGCTTAAATTTATGTGTTATTCATTTTACTtttgttttaatattt
It includes:
- the LOC103700865 gene encoding 40S ribosomal protein S19-like, which produces MEAARTVKDVSAHEFVKAYAAHLKRSGKMELPHWTDIVKTGRFKELAPYDPDWYYIRAASMARKIYLRQGIGVGGFQKIYGGRKRNGSRPPHFCKSSGAIARHILQQLQEMAIIDFDPKGGRMITSQGRRDLDQVAGRVVVAP